In Hippoglossus hippoglossus isolate fHipHip1 chromosome 19, fHipHip1.pri, whole genome shotgun sequence, the DNA window agtcattattttcattgttcAGCCACGGTCACTGCAGCCCGTATTTTGACAAAATGGCGCCCTCTGTGGCGGCTGCCGCGCGGTGCAGGAGCAGACATTTTCCTCTCATGTCTGCCTTTGAAATGCCCATTCTGTGTGTCATACTGGTAAAATGGAGTACTCTGCTCCCAGCTGGCGTACACTCTGTGACATGGAATAGAGTCCGTGAAATGGAAGTCCCCCTTTCTTATTTCTAAACCTCACTTGTGATGAAGACCCCATCTCTCTGGGTGTTTTTGAAGAGGGAGCTTTTATGGGGCGCCTGCAGTTGCCATTGCTGGGAGCTTCGTATAACGCTGATTCACTGACCTCTGCAGTCTGACGGAGGAAATGCTCCGAGGCTCCGTAGATTATCTGCTCTACATGATCTGAGTCCTTCACTTGATTctttcagtgtattttatttaaatagatGATTCATGACAGACCAGACATTCACTATTCTTGACTGTGCACTACTTACAACTGACTGATAAGTGTGTTTGAggaaaatgatttgattttgtgTCGACTGGGACTGTTTCACTACTGCTGGTTATTTTCTCACTAAATCGTTgagtctttaaaatgtcagaaaacagcaaaaaaataaatcatatcaatgttttcatattttagaGGCTGAAAACTGCATTTCACCTCTCAAATGATTTAGTTTGGTAGTTTTGCTGATGACTGAGTGATATTTAAAGCTCTGTGATATATTTAAATCTTCAGGCGTTTCATTGCACCCTGTCATCCAGAATCTCACTCTCACACCCTCTTTGACCCCTAGATGGAAGCGGGCAGAGAGCCGCTACACCGTCGAGAGAGCTGCGATCATCAGTCACTGGAACTGGCTCCAGGCCCACATCTCGGACCTGGAGTACCGCATCCGACAGCAGACCGACATCTACAGACAGATCCGCGCCAGCAAGGTCAGTCGCCATGTTCGAGTCAGTTGCTTTCGTGAGGAtctggttgtgtttctgttaaatACTGGATTTTAATTTGGCTGTTAAAGTTGTTTccatgatgaagaagaagctgctgtgACGTTCTCTTCTCTTTACCGTCTCCTCACACGTGTGGTTTATTCGATGTGAAGTCTAACGCTCAGGTCTCCACTCCGCAGGGCTTAGTAGAGTTGGGAGGCGTCTCCCCGAGCACGGTGCCTGCCGGTGGGATAGAAGTGAAAGCAGAGCCTGTCAGTAGTCAGGTAAGCAGACTGAAGGTTGACACAgggatttattttcatgtacaACTGGTCATATTTTGTGGAGAAATATTAAGTTAAAGGTAAATGATAGTTATCAGATGGAGGTATTCTCAAGTAAATGTAATCCGTTCATTGTCCTGCTCACTTTATTCATTCAGGCTCGTGATCCTCAGCAAAACATTCAACCCGTTTGTTCTTGTGAATCAAAGCATCTGatggaaatgaaatgtcaaatggTTTCTTTTCATGTGTCCCTCAGTTCTCAATGAATCAGACAAACGGCTTTAGTGGAATAAACATTCATATTCAGATCATTTCCGACAGGGAGTCTCTCTCGATGTAGAACAGCTGCAGGTGTGGACTCTGATCCTGGTGGATTACGTGTGGATTATGTGCTGATGAGCCACAGATTCAGTTTTTAATACAATATGATTTAGTGTTTTAGCTGAAGCAGGATATGCTTTAACTGAATGAATCTATAGAGACATGTGGATCTGCTGTGGATAGAAATGTGGATGAAGTGAAATGAGATCTCCAAATTGTGAGGGCGAGTCTTTAGATAACTAACATCGTGAAGTTCTgcttatttgtttaaaatctcGTGAAGCAGGAGCTCGGAGCTCTGCACTGTGATGACACTGCAGAAGTGGTTTCCAGGCTCCGGGTGTGTCGAGGACACAAACCTCACCTGAATAATTCAAGGCCGCAGCACTGCCTCGATTCACTTCGTCTGTTCTGTAGTTTCCTTAAatatcctgctgctgctcagcctgTGCCCCTGCGCCAGTTAACTCGAGGTGTAGTCTCACTGGCTTCTTCTTATCTGTAGATGCAGGACGTTGGTTCAGAGCGGCTGGAGCACACAGGGGCCGCCCACATCTCCAACGCAGAGGGCGGCCCGTGGAAAGGTCAGAACGGACAGCCAGTCAACGGCGTCCTCAGCAGGTACGACGGCTGACAATGATGATAACCTCATTCCACGTTCCCAGAGGGGGATGATGGTGAACCAAACGTCTATGTACttaagaatgaaatgaaataaactgaACTCTACAGAGCTGCAGGAAGTTATAAGTAAAGAGAAAGTAAGCGACTGAGacttattgaaaataaaacatattttaggccctttttttttacctttaatcCATCTGTAGCGGAGTTTAAGTCAAGATTCATATAAACTGTATGTTAATTGGTTATTTTTGGATTGTGAAGATGTCATTATGGGCTTTGGGGGAACATTTTTGACACTAAACAAAATAACTCATTgattaaacaagaaaataatctCCAAATGTATTAATACCAAAAGAAGGTGTCTGTTGCAGCCCTATTCATCAATAAATATTAATGCCAAACTAGATGTTCTGGTAAAAATATTCACCGATGTTTATTTCCAGGATTCACTGATACATTTTGTTGatcttattttctctttgtcgGTTGTCAGGATGTCGGAGAGTGCGGACAACAAGCACCAGCAGCCGTCAGCCTACGATAGCACGTGTGTGGCTGCACGGACACGACCACTCGTCAGCTGTCGGCGACGGCGGCTCATTCAGCCCAACACTGTGCCCAACCTCAACGGCAAGGTGAGGTTCACCGTCTGTGTTCAGAGGCTCGTGAGCCTTATGATACAATTCTGTGTTGCAGAATCATCAGTATTCAATCACACAGGGATTTCACCTTTAAGAAACTGAGAGGAAGTTGTTCTTTTTATGCGTTTAATTGTGAAATTGAGAACCCGTTGAATGCTTAGTTGCACTTTTAAGAAGTGGACTTTTCTTCGCCCACGTTGTTTCTAGGCTGCGCTCACTGATTAGTTCCTTCAGTTGTTGCATCATAGCTGAATAAACAAGAAATGTCTGACTTATTTCTGAAAAAGTAgggcatcccccccccccacagtcgCACAACAAGGACGAGTTATCGCCCTTGTGACGACTCACAAGTTTTAGTAGAAGAAAATAGAAACATGAGCTGATGTTTTTCCCTTCACAACTACAGCGGAGTTCTGTGACTTTCAAGTTTTATTGAGTGCTAATGTCAGACCTTAAAACACTAATGCCTTATGCCATGTGTAGTaataaaatcagattttctcTGCCACATTAACACGGAGTCAGTAGTAACACAAGAAACCGTTACAGCAGGAACGACTGTTAATTTATAGTCTGGGGACAAAACTGAGGCTGgatttgtgatatttttgtcTGTAATTACGTCCCCCAGGGAAGTTAAGTCTTCATCCCCGTCCGTTTGTTtcttggtttgtatgtttgtttgtaaacagcGTCACACAAAATAACGCAGTGTTAAAGAAAAGCcattaaaaataattcctggagcTACAGATTTTTCTTGGCCCGCGTCCCAACATGCTTCCAAGTTTTCCATTCAGTCGTTTtagtgtaatcctgctgacaaacaacagAATATTGGAGCCATCTGTGAATAATCCAGGTCCGTCGCCATGTGGCTTCAAACAGGGAAATGGTTTCTGGGGCGACTAACTCCTGTGATACATTAAATAGTAGAAATATTCTTCATTGTACTTAATAGTACACCGGTGAATATTGACAGCTCGGTCTGATATGGTTTATAACCCGTCTCTGATGCCCCTGCAGGCCCCGAGAAGCAGCTGCATCCAGTGTAACTGCCGCGTTAACTCCAGCTGTGTGATGTGTGGTGGCTGGCCCACCCCCAGAGAAGACCCTCAGTATGAGCTGCCCACCCTGGAGCGCCTGTCAAGGCTGGATCTTGGCGTCCACCCCATCCTCTCCTTTCCTGACGGTCAGTGCCGGGCTCCTCGCTCAAAGTCTTGCTCAGTTTACGGAGTCATTTCCTCCTTCACATCCAGAGGGGAAGACGGACAGGGAGTGGCCGCGGAGACAATCCTCTCCAGGAAGTTCTAAGAgaacattttcagtgttttctgtttgtcaaGGGGATTGTGTATTAATTCAGAGCGAGGCTCGTGTACACAACGGTGATAACAacctctttgtttgttttcctggaGCTTTGgaatattttctttgtattttcagttATAACACAGGCCGACATTTCTTTGTGATTATTCAGGAGTGTGACCAAAAGGCAGAACATTCATGTCTCAAGACTGATAATTGAGACGAGGTTTATTTCACAACCTTAAAACGGTTGAGTGTTTGACCTAATACCACATCGTACTTTGCCTTTGGCTGATTTTAAATTGTGCCCGTCATAGTTATTTCATGTTGATCTACTGACAAGGAAACCTCCTGATTCAGGCTAGATGCACTTTACCATCTTTTAGTTTTATGACACACCACTGTTGCTGCGGTCACATCTCCCCCCCCACACTACTCCAGAGACTTGGAGTGGCTGAAAtaaagaagtttggaaacacggCGGCGCTCCGGGACTATGTTGTAGTCTGGTTGTGCAAAAACAGAGACGTTTGGAACAGATTGAGcactcgcccccccccccccccaattcaCTTCCTGATTAGATTCTTATCAGTCACAACTCGACTACCAGTGGTTAAAGAGGAAACTGTTACTGGTTTCACGGTTAGCTGTACCATTTCGATCTCATTACTGTGGTAACCGTGGTGATATGGTTGGTGCAGCAAGACACAGGCGCAGCAAACAGCTCAGGTTGGTTATGTGTAGTTCAAACGTGGTGGAAGGAATAACCGGCAGTTGTGCTGTGGTCATGATGAGCAACCACTTTCGCCAAGTGTGTGCATTTAACAAGCGCTGTTATTGTGATCAGACTTTCAGATGTTAGGGGTCTGAGTCAGAACTCGACGTGAGGAACTGAAATGGATCGAGTGCACAGAAATGTGGTAAATTACATGAGCAACGTTAATGTTTACTTCTTTTAAGACAATTGAAAGGGAAACTGTTGAAACCAGTTTATTTCCTGTTGGATTGTACCGTGTGAatatgtgacatgttttgtACTAGTCCAGGAAATAGTTGTCATTCAGGCTACTTTGCTCTCGGGGGGGAACTGAACACTGGAAAACACTGAGATTCACTTGTCTTCAGCACGTCGTCATCTTCTGAAATTAATTACAAATCAGCCGATATTACACCAAGACAGAGATAATTTATGAGTCTGCACAGAGATCATTgtagttttaaaacaaacatttgtgcTGATGGTGTGTCGAGTCTTGTTGACTGTGTTCATTTCTTCCTCAGATGTTTGTATAGGCCTCCGTCTGCAGCAGGTGATGAAGAGCCAGTGGCAGACAAAGTCCCTGGAGCGGAGCAAACCACTGAAGAAGCTCTCCCTCAAACACAAGCTCTCCTCGTCCAAAGAGAAGCACAAGTTCACCAACTCACTCATGGCAGTCAGTAAGTACCGACACGACCGGGGACTGATTCCACTGATATCGCTGCGGTGTCTGAAGTTTCACTTCCTAAAAGAGCAGCTTTCATCACAGAGACCTCAACtgttttcattatatatataaataagactTGTGAATGAAGACAAAGTGTGACTCCATAAAACTGAGAAATCTTATCATGCGAAAatgtttgttctctttcttttcacagtcacagtttaactgtttatttgattccagtcatttttatttatataactatTTTTAAACGCTCggacagagctgctgcagccacatgcTTCACTAGTCAcaacactttgttttcattttggtggTGAAGCATCATTTTAACAATCTGTGCATTTAATGTgatcaatgttttgttttgcagacaCATCGTAGATTTCATTTAGAAACGTTTGAGTTTAAAACCTCCATGAATACTCCTCGTCTaacatgaaaatgtgtgtgtggctgctggcGTTGCAGGAATGGGGCATTATAAGAACCGTGCTGAGAAGCCGAGGACGCTGGACAGCGGCGTgggcggcagcggcggcagcagcagcagcagcgcagtGCTGAACACAGCCAGGCTCGAGGGCCAAGCCGTGTGCAAGACTGAGCGGCTGCAGGCCATCTCCAACCCCCTCGGGCCCTACGACAAGAACTACAGCCGCAAGAGATTAAGAGAGCCCTCGCTGGATAGAACCGACAGTGAGTGTTTAACGAATGAAGCCCAGTTCAAACACAGAAGAATCTATCATGACATTTGTTTAATGTGGAACTGAAGGTTCCCTGGTATGAAAAATGACAATCCTGACACGTCTGCCTCAGATGGATTAAGATCAGATGAGTAAATGTATCTCCCTGAATCTACACTCGTCTAAATCTTCTccgtctcctgcagcctccccGAAACTCTTCTTGGACTCAAGCAGCACCTGCCCAACTCTGGCCAACATGCACTCGTCCCTTCACAGCCCCCTGACACGCCAGCTGTCCACGTCTTCAGAGAACTCCACGCCGCTGGGCGTCAGCAGCCAGGGCGTCCCGAGCACACCTGTAAGGAAAACACTGGGCTTCATGTCGTAGTACAGCTGCAGCATAGCTTTTCTGTGCCGAATGCTAACAAGACCAGGTTATCTCCTGACACCTGGATTACAGGcaggacaggaagtgttagcatGTCGTTATCAAACTATGATTAAGATGAAAAGTTCTGTTTCTTTGACGCTTTGGCTCAAAACCCTGAGTTTTACAGTCAGAGACTCAAACTGACTAAGAAATGTTGTCTATGTTTGAAAGCAACatacaaaaacatcagacaCTGACGAGAGCTGCAGTGACATAGACATTAATATAATATCATAAACTAAAATCCTCCTGATGCCTACGACACGTTGGCTCTTACGTTGTTTTGACACAGGACATCAGACAAAAGCCAGTTTTCTCTAAGACTCGCATGAGGCTGCGTCTCAAGAGGAACTGTTACACGACAGAGAGCAGCATGAAAACCAGGGTTTCACATTTCAGTCTCCAGGAGTCGCTGCACAATGACTTGcccaaaaaaaactaactcaCTAATTCAATTTTACAAATAAGACCTTAGATAGACTGTTTCACTGTTAAAGGTCGGCCACAAAAATGTCTCTGCTTAGCCGGACCTCAGAAGAATTATTATATCATTAGTTCCTGTGTGCGCTGCGTCATTTGGATGTTTCTGCAGAAGTTGATGAGTCTAACCAGCTGCTGGTTAGTTTATGAACGTGGGGAAATGCAAGTGTAGTGACGAGTACCTTGAGAACGACGAGCTCTCGTGGTCAAAGCCTGGAAGTGCTCATGAATTAAGCTGTTTCATATTTGAGAGTTAAGGTTGTAGAATCTATAAATTGCGCTTGTTTCTAGCTGTCGACGCTGGGAGACCCTCGGTCGACTGAGGGATGAGTTAGATGATTTGTTGACTCTCTGAGAGAAGCCTTATTGTTCACGTGTGTTTTGAAGTGAAGTCATGATGGGACTTTAACTTTTACACATGCAAACCTTCATATTTTGACACAAACTCAGATGAAAACAGTTTAATAAGACTCAGCTTCTCCTGTTTTAACGTCATCCATTGTGAAGCTACATTCCTCAAATATGAGTCACTCGTGTTTGCTTGCTCTTGCAGGCGCGTCTGAGGTCATAGCTCCTGTGTTGTTCTGCGGTTTTATTACACGTGTTGGTTGTGAacctgttatatatatatatatatatactatatatatagtTTAGTATGTATGTAATTGtcctcctgccccccccccccagcagcagcCGATCAAGAGGAGGCGAGGTGAGAGCTCCTTCGACATCAACAACATCGTGATCCCCATGTCTGTGGCCGCCACCACCCGAGTGGAGAAGCTGCAGTACAAAGAGATCCTCACGCCCAGGTAAACACAGACTCCTCCCCCTGTCGGAGCGGCAGGTGTGACCAGCAGGATGTTTGTTCTGTTCGCTCTCATGCAGgaggtttaaaaaacaaaccctcCCAGCAGCTCGGCTTCTCCCTGGTGTCTGTTTTTAGTCTCTTAATTTCCTCCTCTGTAAATCACGTTGTCGCAGCCGTGTCCTCACAGTTATTAATCTTCTGGTGTAGGTGGCGAAGCGTGGACATCTTCTCCCAACCAATAactgaagaggaggacgagcgAGAGGTCGGTGTTTTCTACTGTTCATCAGTCGGGTGTAAAATGTGTGGGAGGGATTGATCGTTAAGATACAGAATCGGCTGCTTCCTAATGTATTAATCAACATGTGCTAGGACAGTGAATGAACAGCGACACCTGGTGGTCTGATTTGTAAACTGCGGTTGGAAAATCCTTCAgaagattaaaaacagattttctaaattaatctataaaatgtcagaaaaatatTTCTGTCATAAAGTCAAACCTAAAACCATTCAGATCCAAAATCTGATGCTTTAAAGTAACTGTTATAAAAGACAAAGCAGATCTTTCCaaaaaggaatataaaaaatattaatacatttctaaatggtctaaaatattttttctagCTCTTAGTAGCAGCAGTAGATTTTATCAAAACCCCAAaattatcattttatatttggTGAATCCATCTGTTCATTCATCAGTTCTTTGCTGCTCGTCCAGATGATGATTTATATACATTCATATTGATTAATAACTGATGTTAGTATTAATGTGTGCTGAGCTCCgtgtgaaggtgctgatggtGTTTTCTCTCGGCAGGTTGAGGACCTGACGGACGCAGCTTTCGTCCAGCTCCACCAGCCGCATCAAGACCAGGAGCGAACTCGCTGGACCTGGATGGCGTTGGCTCCGGCTAAGAGGCGAGGCAGCAGGTCGGCACCTGAACACTCGCCTGCAAAGATAAACCAGTTTTTAATGAGAGAACCCGAAACCATAACTTTCTGTACTCCGTCCCACAGGTCGTACAAGTCTGTCGACGGTCGGACCACGCCGTTGCTGTGCGGCACGAACCCTCCCACCCCCCAGCCCGCGTCTCCCGACCCGGGCCACTGCCCGATGCTCCACGACTACAGCCACGTGCCGTCGCCCATGAGCCCGCCGAGCCCCGACACCACCTCCAACCCCCACACACCCTGCTCCAGGGACTCCCATCGCCTGCTGTCCAGCGAGGACACGCGCTGCTCGACGCCGGACTTCACCTTCGAAGAACGGGTACGTCCTGCGTTCCAAAATCCGCTTTTGTGTAGAACTGTTTCCGTACAAATCTTGTGATTGGACACGTTTGATGAACACTTAACTCGTGATGATCTCATGTTTAACGTGTTCAACGTCTCGCGGTGTTTTCAGACGGTGCCGCCGTGGGAGCGCCGCTGCTTCCCGATGCCAGAAGACCCGGAGCTGGAGCCGGAGCCGGAGAGCGACTACATCAGGCCCAGAATGCGCAGCATCTCAGGTTGCCGAGCAACAGCCTACGGACGTCTGGACTCGGACGACATGGATCTGCCTTGCGACGACGACGGCGGCCCCAAACTCAAGGGCTCCGCCCACCGATGAATGACTGACAGGCTGAGGTCGCCCGGcccctccctccaccaccacaccccctcccctcacccgccctcagctcctctctggcATTAACAAGCAGAACCTCAACGCAGAGTAAGATATTAAATGGGTTCCTGTTGTTTGATATTCAAACATCAGTCTAATACTTTCACAGTTTTTAGTGAACATTATGGAGATAGAAGCCTTTTCCCTACACTTGTTTTTGtcacaggaaaaaaaggattaaatgtaaaaaataaaaaaaaggtaaaaaagtataaaacaaacacgtaataaaaatgatttctgtAGTAGGCTAAACAATGTACATGGGGGCTTAGTGGTGTTTCATATGTCGCGTGTACACTCGTAGCGCACTATGTAGCGGACTCCTCAAAATATGGCCAAAGGGTGTTTTCTATTGACTAGTTTGCTTGTAATTCCCATGTACATTTTTAGTGGAGtgacaaataacaaaacaagaaaaaatacccccccctcccattcTCCTCCCGCCGCCCTCATCCAAATAAACAGGTACATTTGAGAT includes these proteins:
- the kansl1a gene encoding KAT8 regulatory NSL complex subunit 1 isoform X3 translates to MAAMAPALTDAPAEAHHIRFKLAAPSSSLSPASAENNGNASNILIHSSGPAKCKAAPEECPLDFCGGDQEQQQQQPQADSVAQASALGKLQPLVASYRCSDVTPVPSTKETIKLQGVLIKQSVLKSHRILPTSLLNGGGDFLLRKRQAIELSGSQLKSFMSGSTNGGGQPMAPVNGLAKKLATMSASGCVMAVNGDKPTATTDSQSQNLPLDSETLAATLSGHIPVKGTLKQKHSSGVSQNTDGKHFEPSVLQSSALPPFTHDNPNPNEQVNLEEADSHTSTSQPQGSDREKPGSSLQGSPSCTPAPQPPLPCSSSSDSLDAHVRERTLLNNSRQAEIESRLRRLRKRLQVVQAKQVERHIQQQLGGFLDSALNRLLAGNRKSETATPTATWRTGRHSSSNNRDGLSRFLKGGSMPLELERLYLSGSANLHSAESAFDSDVTESSSGGDSDLEEEELARVDIDQRHVKIWKRAESRYTVERAAIISHWNWLQAHISDLEYRIRQQTDIYRQIRASKGLVELGGVSPSTVPAGGIEVKAEPVSSQDVGSERLEHTGAAHISNAEGGPWKGQNGQPVNGVLSRMSESADNKHQQPSAYDSTCVAARTRPLVSCRRRRLIQPNTVPNLNGKAPRSSCIQCNCRVNSSCVMCGGWPTPREDPQYELPTLERLSRLDLGVHPILSFPDDVCIGLRLQQVMKSQWQTKSLERSKPLKKLSLKHKLSSSKEKHKFTNSLMAVSVAGMGHYKNRAEKPRTLDSGVGGSGGSSSSSAVLNTARLEGQAVCKTERLQAISNPLGPYDKNYSRKRLREPSLDRTDTSPKLFLDSSSTCPTLANMHSSLHSPLTRQLSTSSENSTPLGVSSQGVPSTPQQPIKRRRGESSFDINNIVIPMSVAATTRVEKLQYKEILTPRWRSVDIFSQPITEEEDEREVEDLTDAAFVQLHQPHQDQERTRWTWMALAPAKRRGSRSYKSVDGRTTPLLCGTNPPTPQPASPDPGHCPMLHDYSHVPSPMSPPSPDTTSNPHTPCSRDSHRLLSSEDTRCSTPDFTFEERTVPPWERRCFPMPEDPELEPEPESDYIRPRMRSISGCRATAYGRLDSDDMDLPCDDDGGPKLKGSAHR